AGGCTCACATCACAATGACGTTATGTTAAACCACTCAGGACTCGAACCATTTTCACATGTCAAGAAATACATCAGACAACACAGACCATAGCTTTGTGGTGTATACAAGTGCCAGAGATCCTCATCGTCATCCTCATTGTAATTTTGTAGCATGTATCTTCATGGCCGCCGGCAGCTTTCCCTGAATCAATGTAATATGGCTCAGATCCACTGACGATCAATGGCAAACCTGCACTGCTGTGACTGTTTGGCAAACGCAATGGAAAGTTAGACGAGGTAACTAACGTTCACATGCAAACACGTTTTGCATTGGTGAATATTTTGAACAGCGATATCTACACTTGATGGGAGTTGTTACGAGGATTCCCAAGGACAGCAAAGTTACATAATACTAGATGTCATCATAGGCCTAATGATAACTTTCCATGCTGAAACACTGCCACACTGCCATTGTCCTGTGGAATTGTTTACTGAACGTGTTTTTCACATGCAATTAATTGTTATAGCTTTCAGTAAAATGACTTAGTGAGGTATAAATATGACCTCTACATGTACTTGTATTTGTTAACAACAACAAGTTCCAGGTGAAGGAACATCACCTTCTCACTACTTTACTTTCAGGAGGTTCAATTGGTACATCAGATCTGAACAGGGCATCTCTTAGGGACACTCATTGAGTCTCAGACGAGCTATTGTCATGACAACAACAGATCAACATGCAGCCCCCCTCTGCTGTAGTGTGTCATACATGCAATACACTGAAGTAGAAATTGGTTTAAGGTAAGATAAAGATATTAATGTTGACCTCATAGGTTTTAAATGCTAGTTGTCCATGTGTCACAAATCATAACACTATATTACAAAAAGagggcagaaaacacaaagaaaaagagggggaaaaatgaATGGGCTAAAGTTTGAACtatgaataaaaaacacaaaatctaaaACTCATTCATGCATTCACAAGAAAGATGTTTCTTCTGGAGAACTAATGTATGTCGAGTAATATGCAACAGGATAATATTCCTAATATAATGAATGTGACTATATAAGATGAAGAATTATTGAATAATTAGTAAAATCCTATTTCAAAGCCCCAACGCCTGAATGATCTTATATAAGCAAGCCCCTGGTCTCTGTCCTATCAGCTCACTGACCTCCACAGGACATCCTGAGCCGGATGCACCACCAGGGGGAGTAGTGTGcaaaatatttgtaaattaGTGTTGTGGCAGAGCACCACAGTGAGTCCATTCATCAGGGTTTATCTAAGGGGCAGGTCTACCTGCTCTTTCTCAGTCGAAGTAACAAGTACATAATGTTCAGCATAAGGTTGGAGTACCTAATATCTAAATTTTGCCTCCAAAAAATAATTGGACATAagatatatttctttatttagaGTCTATTCGTCACCCTTTGTGCAAGAATTGTTCATATCAGGGACATGACAGTGATATtatgcacaaaataaatgttcaatgAAGTTCCTTGTCTGCACAAAAGATACATTTTCCTTTATATTAttttctcctttgttttctggATTTTTGCTACTGCATCTTTTGACAATGTTGGCAGTTTGAACACTAACAAAAATACATGATTGAGTTTGAACTGCAAGAGTGGCCAGAGTGCCCTTtcaccaaacaaacaagaacCTGACAACAAGAGTCATTATGAAACTTatgtggtggtgatgatgtgtGACTGGTGTCACAGCTACCAGTCACACACTGTATACTCGCAAAGCTTGTGGTTGTATATGAGCTGCTATTTACAGCACAGCATTGTAGTTATTAAAAGGTGGTCTGAGCTTAATGCATCGGAGTTAAGCCTTTACTTTTACCTGCCACCTATTGAAATGAGGTACAAACTGCATTACTTTTGAAagtaaactgttttttattatgaagACAGGCATACATGTAGTGTCTTGCCACAGTGAGATACTGTAATGGAAAATGAGTGGTTAGTTGCTGTCACCCCTTCCGTTctcttttggggttttttaaaataattattcatAAATGTTGTCACTTTAGTGCAAAGATTGCTTTGAAAAGGAGTGCAACAATTTACAGTGTAGTATGCAGAAAGCCTAAACACTGCATCTATTGTGTGGGGTCTTCCTTatttacagccagcagctgcttcatGATAACATGGAATAACATTTTGTCTGAGCTTCTTCACTCAAATGTGCAAtagtaatatttatttttatgtttaaaaatatattgaagCTGCAAAACACAACTGGCATTTCAGAATAGTCAAAATCTTGATTTGCACAGCAGTAGTTAATGGTCAAATTCATGGACTTTAAAAAACATAATACTGAAATTCTGTAGTATCCCCATTTAATAGACAGTCAAAAaacatcaggaaaatgtacatacagtatgtatggcAAATCTAAAAGCAATGCACTCAATTTCAGAAGTAATGCAGACACCCATAAATAGTTGTAATGTATTAATTATGTGTATTTGATTCCAGTTCTGAGGGCCACATCTTCTCTAAAAGGAGAAATGCACTCAAGTCCACTCAAACCAAACCAGCAAGTGGAATCAGTTTAGAAACGTGTCGACAGTATTGAATGTTTTGTTGCCGATTATATACATTATGACTTTTCTGCCAGCAAAAGATGTTCCGTCAACATCAGTGTTTATTTAGTTTCTacagaactaaaaaaaaaaatcaacttacAAAGTTCACTGACAAATGTTAGCTGGAACCGTAAATATAAATACTACGCCCTCTTCATCATTAGCTTTTCAAAGCAACAACTACTGGATCCTTCGACTACACGCACCGGGCCTTGGTCACCTTTGGAGTTTGTGGGTTGCTTTGCTTTGTTCACAGGAAAGCTCCTGAATGTTGTGAGATTTTTTTACAGTCTGTGAGGGGCCCTGGCCTGATGTAAATGAATGGAGCCAGAGATTGCCTCCATTCTAAAGAGGTGCAgcgtctctttctcttttccattcATCTTGGGTAGACAGCTCCCTCTGTTGGGCTAACTCAGTATTGGAAAGTCCCATTTCAGCTCGTTATACACAGGCTTATATTGTGtaacacagaaggaaaagaagaaatcaaTGCTTGTTATCAGTTTTTTCCCACACGGATGTGGGGGTTAAGAAGAGGATCTAAATTGGGGTCTGAGCCAGCAGAGGCACGTCCAACTTTAGCCATGATGATTATCAACGTAAAGAACCCCAGAACTCCGACCAGTAGAAGCATGAAGACCCTCTGTTTCCAGGACAGAGATGTCCGCTTTCCACCTGTGCGATTTCTGAAAAGAtataacatgtaaaaaaaaattttttttaaatcacagatCACGGCGCCATTTGTATAGCGAGTTATTCCTAGtgacaaagcaaaaacagagaGCTCCAGTCCCACAACTGATCATGATACTAACTTGAGAATTTGAGCAAACCAACTTAACGCTGGTCGTCGACGGTACTTGTCATCATCAAAGTCAATCTGTGTGACAGAGCTGTGGCCAATGTCCCTTGTGTCGTAGATCTTTCTTGGGGATGATGCTGGAGAATAACAAAAAATGATTTGGTTAATCTTTCAACATAGAAGGAAAGACTGTTAAATGTTCTGTATGCACACAAAACTGAATCGCTTTGAATGCTAGAAAAAGGTACCTAATGAAAGATAAAGCTGTACTTTAAAAGCAGTCGGAGAGAGTAGATTGCCATTGCTTTACCTGTGTGTATTGTAATTGTGTCACAGGTAGTGGCAGTAGTTAAGTTGATGACAGAGTGCTCCTGCATATTTGGATCCCCATTTTTACGAGGACCTCCAAGGTCTTCTTgtgctggaggagagacagagctCGGTGGTGGGCTGAGGCTGGTGTTATAAGAGTGGTTGGGGTAAATGTTACTTTGTTCTTGTGCTGTGGAAAGACAGGGAGTTTGATTATTCTTTGATTATTCCCTAATAAATATGCACATGTTGTAATTTACTGAATAGAAAACATTAAGGATCACCATCAAATGTTGACCAGTCAGTATAATCAGTGACATCATTAGCTGTGGTATCCTCAAGGACCCCAATGGGCTCTTCAATCTGTCAGTCAAAGATGACATTTTATTAACATTATATCTGTACaatttgctttttaaatacCACCAGAAAATGCACAGTTCTgaatatgcttttttttccccacttgatttgtttttttactgtctaATGGTTGTGAGATCACCAAACAAGGGATTTTGGCCCTTACCAGCGGCAGCCCTAAACCAGCTCTAGCCCAGTTAACAGATGACAGCTGTTCTTTCAGCACATCAGCAATTGGGCTGGCCAGGTTGGAAGGGGGAAACACTGAACCCTGACAGGTGGGACACTGGTATCCTGCTGGAGCCGTGTGGAGGGGCAGTCGAGACGCCAAGTTATTAAGACAGGACCAGTGAAACACATctgtgggagggaaaaaaaaagtttcatgtCACAGCAACAGGGGTGGATACAACTGAAGGTGAagtggaaaaatatgttttttgtaatttggttaCAAAAATGTATTCCCAATGAGTTTATTACTTGATAATCTTACCGTAGCAGACCAGTCGGACAGTGTCTTGAGCAGTCAGTAGATTATTACAAAGAGTACAGTTGGGGTTGTAATCGCTGTCCTGAAGCCATTGCAAATACGACTGCACGATGCACTGGAGGGCAGCAAGAGGAAATACAGAATCTTAATGTGATGTTACAAGTTTCGTACAAACATAAATCATGTGATACTTGTTCACCCACTGACCTTGTTGTGGTTGGAGACAAGGCAATGCTCACACACGTTTACGCGATGCTCGAAGCAGAATAAATTGGTCACTTTTCTCTTTGGACACTTGCAAAGACCCATAGCCACCTGCGCTGTGTTaaggagacacaaacaaatgcagaatGGTTGTGGAACTATACAACAAATATTCTTAAGACTAAAGCattttaattgctttaattGTATTTACACATCATTATGTAAATTATAGACCATCTATGAGCAGAAGCTAGAAGCAAGAAGAATGTGTCTTAACATTTACAAGCAAAAGCAAGTGATATTAAAAGGTTTGCACTGAATCTATGTATCCTGAGGCTGATGTTCTCTTGAATACAGACCAGAGCAACACAATAGAGGCAATGATTGGCAGGACTTTAGCTTCCCTTTTTTCTGACAGCCTGAAATGAccccagacacacagacaggctgttTACATATTTTTGCTTGGACCACTTTGAATGTAGGGAGCTTTCTCACTTTTCTTATAACTATAGCTAAATACAGGCATTCCATTCCTGTCTGGCTATTTCATCCAATTAAATTTCTGGACTGATTTTGCCCAAGAAGTGACCTCATATTGATATACTGCAACACAAAATTATGTATGCTGTGATAGAGGACTTTAGCCATATTGCCCACTCCTATTTTAGTATCTCCAGGGATTTTGGCCATCATGATATAGTATATATGTTGTCTTTTCCTGAACGAATAGGCTTATCATACAGCTTTTTGTTCCAGCATTACTTTACTATGTTATCATGTTAGTAGTCACAAGTAGTGGGTGGGACAGTCCCAAACCAGGCTAATAGCTCAAATGCAACGTTAATGTTGCATAAGCAGCAATTTTGACAGTCAAATCGTCGCCACATTATCAATATCGACAGGCTGTCGGGTTAACATGCCATGTAATGTACTTATTAGGTGGTTATCAATGCCCCCCGGCACTAGATGCTATTCATCTTGTCTGTAGACGTGATTTGTACTTCTTTAACTGTAACTGACTGTTTTAGCGAACTTGACATAACGCTAAGTTATCGTACACATTTTGGGAAGTCATGCGTCAGTTTTTGTGCTCCAACGTAATTTTCAACATCAACTAATACGCTTTGTCAGCGATATCACCTTTTGGCAGCTTAGTCCCAACATTTATctgagctaacattagctgctacCTTAGCTGGAAGTTGTCAGCTGAGGTAACGTTAGCGAGCTAATCTAGCTAGTTGGGGAAGTTACAACGCAAATGATAAATAATTACATGTTACCTGTCACACAGACTTTAGTCAAGTCCCGTTCGTTTCAGGTAATGTTGTACGACTGTCATTTAAGCTTCCTTGTCAAATTCACATGGAAGGCGGCTCCAGGAGCTGTCATCTGTAAACTTGACTACTGCTAGCTggttccttcctctctctgtttatgtgCCACGTCTCTTCCGCTTCTGCGTCTTCTTCGTGTCTTTTTGCAACAAACCACCAGGTGCATTCTGCCATCTACTGAGCCGGAGTGCATCCACCTTTAGATTCCTTTTTTAAATCGGTGATTCTTTTCAATTAGGTTATTCGCAGTATATGTATACAAGTGacaactataaaaaaaaaactacgtTAGACATATGGTGCAAGCTTTAGCTACATGTACAATGTAGGCaagttgctgtgtgtttatcaTCTTCACGCcgccattttattttcttcttcttctcttatcCTAAATCAGAGTGAAAAAGCATGCCACTTCATACTGTACTGGAGGAggctctttttattttacatgcaCAGGTGCCTGATACCATCCAAACTGTGCTAGACATACACTGACATGTGAATTATATGAATTAACATAATATGTGACCTCATATATTTGGTGCTTCAGTTTCTCTTAGAATCGCAACCTTCAATCTATTTGTTATTGTATATCCACAGAGAGACTTATGACTAAAATGTGGCCTATTTACAAGGAATGCTTTTTATCCTAATACTAATTATCCACACCTCATATCTCTCTTGTATCAGATTCTCACTTCATGATTCTAGtgatttacacacatttaaatgttcatTACTTTGCATAACACATACTTTACATCTAGAGTTTTAGCACATTTGACAACTGTAAACATAGAGATATAATTAAGAGACTATAATTAAATTCTAATCCATCCATTCAACACTGATATTAAAAGTAGTTAGACAGTTGACTTTTCTTTGAATTTGACTCCATAACGCTACTTTGTATATCTGCCCCCCTGGCGCTCTTATTGCTGTGAAGTTTCAGCAAAGCTGGatttaataattttaatttctcttattttaatggcagattttgaaaaaaattatCAAATTAACTTAACCGATCGCACAGGCGCAAAAGGAAGTACAAGAACAGATGAAAGAGAAGTAGCTTTCAAAACTAGAATACCTTTAAATTTATAAGCTATATACATGAAGATATAGTAATACATGTCTGCAGTAATGTGGAGGAGAGGCATCAAAGTGATAATACTGTCGTGCTTTTTGGTTTTTCGTTCAgtgtcacacattcacattttttccaTGCGagacagcagcaaaaacagGCTCCCTGTTTTGCTGGGCTTTTGCCTTTTTGTACTTGGCAGGTTTGTGTCAGATTGCAGTTAGCGTGTTTAGTCAGCAGATGGTGTACAAACTGATAGCCAATGAAGTATTGGCTATCACCAAAAGTACACAGAATACTGGGTTCAATCATTCACCAGTCAGCAATGGCTGTGCAGATAAAGATATCAACCTTTCATCAGCAGAGCAGACCCCAAAATGTAGTTATTGCAGATATAGCATATTgatcttctgtgtgtgtgcgtgtgaatcTTTTAAAGAGATGATCAATGATTGTAGGGGCCTGTGGTCGTAAGCTTGTGAATGACTGCAATGACTTAATCAAAAGTcgtaaaagaagaaagaataacAGCAGATGAGGGGTAGTGTAGTTTTTCTTGCACACAGGAAAATGTGCGTCTTCATTTGATCTGACGGTGTTGTCTTAATGAGCATCGTTCTTAGTCGGTCTGGCGCTGAATGTCTGCCAAATGTCATAAATGCAAATTGAGGTAAAGAGATAAGTATGCGAATGTAAATGTAGGAAACAACTGTCATAAAAACCTTGGCCATCCCTGATAGACATCAACAGTAATTTAAAAAGTTAGGACTCATGGCAGCCAGGATAGCTCTGCTGTGACAAACGATTTTTAAATGCATGGTAATGACATTGACATGTGCATGATGTTGCCTGTTCATGCATAATAatgactttttttgtctttacagtatgcatgtatgcttgtgtgtgtaaatgaccATGCATGTATTTGAGAATGAAGGTACAAATCTTTTCCTTCACGGTTCACTGCAAATGTGAATTGCCTGTGGAGGGAAGCGATAAGggtaaaatgagaaaatgaaaaagaaaaagaaaaaacagctgcagtCCAAGAAGTGCAAAGGAAGGAGTCAGAGATGCTCTGTACATCTTACAGGGTCTAAAGCACAGAATCTAATTATGctgcatgaaataaaaagttgttTAATGCAGCATTGAGTGACGTTAAAATCCCTCAAATCTTACAGCgataaaaaatgacattaacaaaTGAATCAACTTGCTGTAATTCTTTTAATATAGTTAAATTTAACAATTAAGTAGCTTGTATCAGTGTCGGAGCAAATCAGTCTCATCCACACTTGTTACAAGACATTTGTGTGTATCGGCAATGCTTGAAACAGCATACTTAAACAACTTTGGATACATGTGGGATCATCTCACCCTCAGTGGCAAATTGTTCTTCTGTGaagataaaacataaatatgagACTAAAATGACTTTGTGCAAATGAGCATGAACTTGTAGCATGTCCTCAGTGCTGACCAGGGACACATATAAATCACTGACAGGGGGGAAGGACGTGTGGAAAGGGCATTTGAAAAGCACTGGAGCTATCAGATGAAAGGGAAGTCTAAAGACAAATGACACAGGCAATGGAGGACAAATCAGCCCTGGAGCTGAGGCAGCTGGGCCTGAAGTGACCGGAGAGGTTGCTGGGTTGGGCATGGGTGGGGGGGCCTCGTTGATTGATTTAGTCTGGCAACTATTGATCAGCTATCAGCTCTATCTGTGAGGGAAAGCGTTAAGATTCAGGCATGGCTAGTATAATGAATCAGTTCCCTGATGTTACTGTAAAGGGATTGGCCGCTAAATCAGAGGGGTGCTGAAAG
The Enoplosus armatus isolate fEnoArm2 chromosome 13, fEnoArm2.hap1, whole genome shotgun sequence genome window above contains:
- the zfpl1 gene encoding zinc finger protein-like 1, encoding MGLCKCPKRKVTNLFCFEHRVNVCEHCLVSNHNKCIVQSYLQWLQDSDYNPNCTLCNNLLTAQDTVRLVCYDVFHWSCLNNLASRLPLHTAPAGYQCPTCQGSVFPPSNLASPIADVLKEQLSSVNWARAGLGLPLIEEPIGVLEDTTANDVTDYTDWSTFDAQEQSNIYPNHSYNTSLSPPPSSVSPPAQEDLGGPRKNGDPNMQEHSVINLTTATTCDTITIHTASSPRKIYDTRDIGHSSVTQIDFDDDKYRRRPALSWFAQILKNRTGGKRTSLSWKQRVFMLLLVGVLGFFTLIIIMAKVGRASAGSDPNLDPLLNPHIRVGKN